One Williamsia phyllosphaerae DNA segment encodes these proteins:
- a CDS encoding FAD-dependent monooxygenase produces the protein MTTGHTGAAAAAPNREVDVIIVGLGPTGATAANLLGQRGISTLVVERDDTIYPRQRAIASDEDAHRVWQNLGLFDEMLATMSSDIRVHFKHGNRTFMSMQGNESRGQGVPGTAFYHQPELERVLRQGIRRFPMVDTVVGMEAVGLTQDEDSVTVTLRPINGEPEQTVTGRYVIACDGGSSSIRKLSGIGLPGRHIEEQWFDIQLRAWYDLPTNAPLDFTFISDPARPGVDCPCPMGYHRVEYRVNKGETVEQLQTEAGLRGLLAERGIDYDNVEIFRSWGYTFHIRQAERWRDRRVFLAGDAAHIMPPFAGQGVSSGVRDVANLCWKIDAVLNARAGEDLLDSYEPERRPNVEQLTRFSLTIGGAVMLGSRVASHLRDAVFMAATKIPLLGNWLTGIGPKPLYRLGTAGGFFADTRRGRRRSLRGDFIKQPWVSGANHTPVRLDTVLDNRWAWVGFPESPIPQALANAGVAEIKLDYASAIADHNVAAGRHVDTERMLERQLRHGRVHAVLVRPDRFIYAGDRELSRSDIDRVAAAVVTDLPLTAQAS, from the coding sequence ATGACCACCGGCCACACCGGCGCCGCCGCCGCCGCCCCCAACCGGGAGGTCGATGTGATCATCGTCGGACTCGGACCCACCGGCGCCACCGCGGCGAACCTGCTCGGCCAACGCGGGATCTCCACCCTCGTCGTGGAACGCGACGACACCATCTACCCCCGGCAGCGGGCGATCGCCTCCGACGAGGACGCACACCGGGTCTGGCAGAACCTCGGCTTGTTCGACGAGATGCTCGCGACCATGTCGTCCGACATCCGGGTGCACTTCAAACACGGCAACCGCACCTTCATGTCCATGCAGGGCAACGAGAGTCGCGGCCAGGGAGTGCCGGGTACCGCGTTCTACCACCAGCCCGAGCTCGAACGGGTGCTGCGCCAGGGCATCCGCCGCTTCCCGATGGTCGACACCGTCGTCGGGATGGAGGCAGTGGGCCTCACCCAGGACGAGGACTCGGTGACGGTGACCCTGCGTCCGATCAACGGCGAACCGGAGCAGACCGTGACCGGCCGTTACGTCATCGCCTGCGACGGCGGTTCCAGCTCGATTCGCAAACTGTCCGGAATCGGACTGCCGGGCAGGCACATCGAAGAGCAGTGGTTCGACATCCAGTTGCGTGCCTGGTACGACCTGCCCACCAACGCACCCCTCGACTTCACGTTCATCTCCGACCCGGCACGTCCGGGCGTCGATTGTCCGTGTCCCATGGGCTACCACCGTGTCGAGTACCGGGTCAACAAGGGCGAGACCGTCGAGCAGCTGCAGACCGAGGCCGGACTGCGCGGCCTGCTCGCCGAACGCGGTATCGACTACGACAATGTCGAGATCTTCCGCAGCTGGGGCTACACCTTCCACATCCGTCAGGCCGAACGGTGGCGCGACCGCCGGGTGTTCCTCGCCGGCGACGCCGCCCACATCATGCCGCCGTTCGCCGGGCAGGGGGTCTCGTCCGGCGTCCGCGACGTCGCGAACCTCTGCTGGAAGATCGACGCCGTCCTCAACGCCCGGGCCGGCGAGGATCTGCTGGATTCCTACGAACCAGAACGACGCCCCAACGTCGAGCAGCTCACGAGGTTCAGCCTCACCATCGGCGGGGCGGTCATGTTGGGAAGCCGGGTTGCCTCGCATCTGCGTGACGCGGTCTTCATGGCGGCAACAAAGATCCCCCTGCTGGGCAACTGGCTGACCGGAATCGGGCCCAAGCCGCTCTACCGGCTGGGAACCGCCGGGGGGTTCTTCGCCGACACCCGGCGGGGTCGTCGCCGGAGCCTGCGGGGCGACTTCATCAAGCAGCCCTGGGTCTCGGGAGCGAACCACACCCCGGTTCGTCTCGACACCGTGCTCGACAACCGCTGGGCGTGGGTCGGGTTCCCCGAGTCACCCATCCCGCAGGCGTTGGCCAACGCCGGGGTCGCGGAGATCAAACTCGATTACGCCTCCGCCATCGCCGACCACAACGTCGCCGCCGGACGCCACGTCGACACCGAGCGCATGCTCGAACGCCAACTACGCCACGGCCGCGTCCACGCCGTATTGGTGCGCCCCGACCGGTTCATCTACGCCGGGGACCGAGAACTGAGCCGATCCGACATCGACCGGGTCGCCGCCGCCGTGGTCACCGACCTCCCCCTCACCGCGCAGGCCTCCTGA
- a CDS encoding TetR/AcrR family transcriptional regulator: MAYRRTPAVQQRLDDLRSRLVDAAIAQVAEHGYAGCSINAVATAAGVGTGTVYRHFANKGELFTEVFRIVCTHEVDAMADAGARARDRDGRWVEAVTASVCTFAERALRAPTLAYALLAEPVDPQVDTERLRFREAFRDAIAIAIDAAVDADEIPPQDSAFTAACIVGAIGESLVLPLARGVADPSVIPSITTFTLRSLGSSDAHHPRGLQSGSAAAGLRCG, encoded by the coding sequence ATGGCGTATCGCCGCACTCCAGCGGTTCAACAACGACTCGACGATCTCAGGTCGCGGCTCGTCGACGCCGCGATCGCCCAGGTGGCCGAGCACGGGTACGCGGGTTGCTCGATCAACGCGGTGGCCACGGCCGCCGGGGTGGGTACCGGCACCGTCTACCGACACTTCGCGAACAAGGGTGAGCTGTTCACCGAGGTGTTCCGCATCGTCTGCACCCACGAGGTCGACGCCATGGCCGACGCGGGGGCGCGGGCCCGGGACCGAGACGGCCGCTGGGTCGAGGCGGTCACCGCGTCGGTGTGCACCTTCGCCGAGCGGGCTCTGCGCGCACCGACCCTCGCCTACGCCCTGCTCGCCGAACCGGTCGATCCCCAGGTCGACACCGAACGGCTCCGATTCCGGGAGGCCTTCCGCGACGCGATCGCCATCGCCATCGACGCCGCGGTCGATGCCGACGAGATCCCGCCGCAGGACAGCGCCTTCACCGCGGCCTGCATCGTCGGCGCCATCGGCGAGTCGTTGGTCCTGCCCCTGGCGCGCGGCGTCGCCGACCCGTCCGTCATCCCGTCCATCACCACCTTCACCCTCCGATCACTAGGGAGTTCCGATGCACACCACCCACGAGGTCTTCAATCAGGTTCCGCCGCTGCAGGATTACGATGCGGCTGA
- a CDS encoding acyl-CoA dehydrogenase family protein, with the protein MHTTHEVFNQVPPLQDYDAAEYAPILEALSREGADDALETIHEVGRAAGSADAQRLGDLAEEHPPVLHTHDRYGHRVDEVVYDPAYHQLMTKAVDLGLHAAPWADDNSHAHLIRAAKLSVWGQVDAGHQCPISMTYAVVPALRHNAELAAQYEPLLSSRVYDPTLAVPLTKPGLIAGMSMTEKQGGSDVRSGTTRAVPQADGSYLITGHKWFTSAPMSDVFLVLAQAPGGLSCFFLPRVLPDGTRNRMFLQRLKDKLGNHSNASSEIEYDDATAWLVGEEGRGVPTIVEMVNMTRLDCIIGSSTGMRAGVHQATHHAVHRSAFGAALVDQPLMRNVLADLAVEAEASSTVAMWLAALTDRATAGDDRSIGLRRISLAVSKYFVCKRGPIHAAEALECLGGNGYVEESRMPRLYREAPLLSVWEGSGNVAALDTLRAMVKQPETLQIFFDELDSAADSDPRLDAAVAALKDQFSDFDTMQHRARRVVGDMALALQGSLLVRYGHPSVADAFCASRLAGDWGSVFGTLPTGVDTAAIIDRATPKMGS; encoded by the coding sequence ATGCACACCACCCACGAGGTCTTCAATCAGGTTCCGCCGCTGCAGGATTACGATGCGGCTGAGTACGCCCCGATCCTCGAGGCCCTGAGTCGCGAGGGTGCCGACGACGCGCTGGAGACCATCCACGAGGTGGGCCGCGCGGCGGGAAGCGCCGACGCGCAGCGCCTCGGCGACCTCGCCGAGGAACACCCGCCCGTCCTGCACACCCACGACCGCTACGGCCACCGCGTCGACGAGGTCGTCTACGACCCCGCCTATCACCAGTTGATGACGAAGGCCGTCGATCTCGGTCTGCACGCCGCGCCCTGGGCCGACGACAACTCGCACGCCCACCTCATCCGAGCCGCCAAGCTGTCGGTGTGGGGGCAGGTCGACGCCGGGCATCAGTGCCCAATCTCGATGACCTACGCCGTGGTCCCGGCGTTGCGCCACAACGCCGAACTGGCCGCGCAGTACGAACCGCTGCTGTCCAGCCGTGTCTACGACCCGACGCTCGCCGTGCCACTGACCAAGCCGGGCCTCATCGCCGGGATGTCGATGACCGAGAAGCAGGGCGGATCCGATGTCCGCTCCGGCACCACGCGCGCGGTCCCGCAGGCCGACGGCAGCTATCTGATCACCGGGCACAAGTGGTTCACCTCGGCGCCGATGTCGGACGTGTTCCTGGTCCTGGCGCAGGCCCCCGGCGGCCTGTCGTGTTTCTTCCTCCCGCGTGTGCTGCCCGACGGCACCCGTAATCGGATGTTCCTGCAGCGCCTCAAGGACAAGCTCGGCAACCACTCCAACGCCAGCAGCGAGATCGAGTACGACGACGCGACGGCGTGGCTGGTCGGCGAGGAGGGCCGCGGAGTCCCGACCATCGTCGAGATGGTCAACATGACCCGTCTCGACTGCATCATCGGATCGTCGACGGGCATGCGTGCAGGCGTCCACCAGGCCACCCACCACGCGGTGCACCGCAGCGCGTTCGGGGCGGCGCTCGTCGACCAACCGCTGATGCGCAACGTCCTCGCCGATCTCGCCGTCGAGGCCGAGGCGTCGAGCACCGTCGCGATGTGGCTGGCCGCGCTCACCGACCGGGCCACCGCGGGGGACGACCGCTCCATCGGACTGCGACGGATCTCGTTGGCCGTCAGCAAGTACTTCGTCTGCAAGCGCGGTCCGATCCACGCGGCCGAGGCCCTGGAGTGCCTGGGCGGCAACGGATACGTGGAGGAATCCCGGATGCCGCGGCTGTACCGCGAGGCGCCGCTGCTGTCGGTGTGGGAGGGCTCGGGCAACGTCGCGGCGCTCGACACCCTGCGCGCCATGGTCAAGCAGCCGGAGACCCTGCAGATCTTCTTCGACGAACTCGACAGCGCCGCTGACTCCGACCCCCGACTCGACGCGGCGGTGGCCGCGCTGAAGGACCAGTTCTCCGACTTCGACACGATGCAGCACCGCGCGCGTCGGGTGGTCGGCGACATGGCGCTCGCGCTGCAAGGATCGTTGCTCGTGCGTTACGGTCACCCGTCGGTCGCCGACGCCTTCTGCGCGAGTCGCCTCGCGGGGGACTGGGGCAGCGTCTTCGGGACGTTGCCCACCGGCGTCGACACCGCCGCGATCATCGACCGCGCGACCCCCAAGATGGGGTCGTAG
- a CDS encoding LLM class flavin-dependent oxidoreductase — translation MQIGIDNFVSYVVEYDTGREIDAPTRIADLLEEVELADRSGVDIYGIGEHHRADFYDSAPTVLLAAAAARTTDIRLTSAVSVLSAEDPVRLFQQFATIDLISGGRAEMVVGRGSFTEAFPLFGLDFEDYDSLYANKLDLLLKIREDPSSVSWSGRHRAPLTGQGVYPLPVQDRIPVWLGAGGSPESFVRAGRLGLPLMVAIIGGEPRRFLPLVELYRDAGRRSGFGPEELKVGIHVPGLVADTDSAAAEAAYPGWQDLFGNVARERGFPMPGRAEFDAMTGPHGSLFVGDPDTVADKIGRVSDDLGGLDRLTVQMTNTKLPHPAMLRAIELLGTQVKPKVLSR, via the coding sequence ATGCAGATCGGTATCGACAACTTCGTCTCGTACGTCGTCGAATACGACACCGGGCGGGAGATCGATGCCCCGACCCGCATCGCGGACCTGCTCGAGGAGGTCGAACTCGCGGACCGATCCGGCGTCGACATCTACGGGATCGGCGAGCACCACCGCGCCGACTTCTACGACTCGGCACCGACGGTGCTGCTGGCCGCAGCGGCGGCCCGCACCACCGACATCCGGCTCACCAGCGCGGTGTCGGTGCTCTCGGCCGAGGACCCGGTCCGGCTCTTCCAGCAGTTCGCGACCATCGACCTCATCTCCGGCGGGCGTGCGGAGATGGTCGTCGGCCGTGGTTCGTTCACCGAGGCGTTCCCGTTGTTCGGTCTCGACTTCGAGGACTACGACTCGCTGTACGCCAACAAGCTCGACCTGCTGCTGAAGATCCGCGAGGACCCGTCGTCGGTGAGCTGGTCGGGGCGTCACCGCGCGCCTCTGACCGGTCAAGGTGTCTACCCCCTGCCGGTGCAGGACCGGATCCCGGTGTGGCTCGGCGCCGGTGGCAGCCCGGAGTCCTTCGTCCGCGCCGGCCGGCTGGGATTGCCGCTCATGGTCGCGATCATCGGTGGCGAACCGCGGCGATTCCTCCCCCTCGTCGAGCTCTACCGCGACGCGGGTCGCCGGTCCGGATTCGGTCCGGAGGAGCTCAAGGTCGGAATCCACGTTCCCGGTCTCGTCGCCGACACCGACTCCGCCGCTGCGGAGGCCGCCTACCCCGGCTGGCAGGACCTGTTCGGCAACGTTGCGCGGGAGCGCGGATTCCCCATGCCGGGTCGGGCAGAGTTCGACGCCATGACGGGCCCGCACGGGTCGCTGTTCGTCGGCGATCCCGACACCGTCGCCGACAAGATCGGGCGGGTGTCCGACGACCTCGGCGGCCTCGACCGGCTGACCGTGCAGATGACCAACACCAAGCTGCCGCACCCGGCGATGCTCCGTGCGATCGAGCTTCTCGGGACGCAGGTGAAGCCGAAGGTCCTCAGCCGTTGA
- a CDS encoding LLM class flavin-dependent oxidoreductase — translation MRFTFAEAMTDPRFYPDLAVAAEEAGYEGFTIPDSLAYPEESDSTYPYTEDGNREFLDGKAFIETFIQAMAMGAVTSTIRFNPFVLKLPVRPPVLVAKQAMSVAYMTNNRLALGVGTSPWPEDYDIMGVDFKRRGKRMNECMDIIRGLSTGEYFEFHGEFYDFQRIKMSPAPTEPIPLLVGGHADLALKRAVVRGDGWMHGGGQPEELDALLAKLHDIRKGEGKLNDPFEIHVISYDAYTPDGCKRLEDKGITDVIVGFRIPYINGPDTEPLQRKLDNLRMFADNVISKVNG, via the coding sequence ATGCGATTCACGTTTGCCGAGGCGATGACCGACCCACGGTTCTACCCCGATCTCGCGGTGGCGGCCGAGGAGGCGGGCTACGAGGGCTTCACCATCCCCGACTCCCTGGCCTACCCGGAGGAGTCCGACTCCACCTACCCCTACACCGAGGACGGCAACCGCGAGTTCCTGGACGGCAAGGCGTTCATCGAGACCTTCATCCAGGCCATGGCCATGGGCGCGGTCACGAGCACGATCCGCTTCAACCCGTTCGTGCTGAAGCTGCCGGTTCGCCCGCCGGTACTCGTCGCCAAGCAGGCGATGTCGGTCGCCTACATGACGAACAACCGTCTCGCGCTCGGCGTCGGCACCAGCCCATGGCCGGAGGACTACGACATCATGGGCGTCGACTTCAAGCGCCGCGGCAAGCGGATGAACGAGTGCATGGACATCATCCGGGGGCTGTCCACCGGTGAGTACTTCGAGTTCCACGGCGAGTTCTACGACTTCCAACGGATCAAGATGAGCCCCGCGCCGACCGAGCCGATCCCCCTGCTGGTGGGCGGGCACGCCGACCTCGCGCTCAAGCGCGCGGTGGTCCGCGGTGACGGCTGGATGCACGGTGGTGGCCAACCCGAGGAGCTCGACGCGCTGCTGGCCAAGCTGCACGACATCCGCAAGGGCGAGGGAAAGCTCAACGACCCCTTCGAGATCCACGTCATCTCCTACGACGCCTACACCCCCGACGGCTGTAAGCGCCTGGAGGACAAGGGGATCACCGACGTCATCGTCGGCTTCCGGATCCCCTACATCAACGGCCCCGACACCGAGCCGCTGCAACGCAAGCTCGACAACCTGCGGATGTTCGCCGACAACGTGATCAGCAAGGTCAACGGCTGA
- a CDS encoding cupin domain-containing protein, whose product MLSRCISVDPGTFEREHWGRSPLLSRATSLPRDFGDLLSTHAVDELLAERGVRAPFIRLAKNGSLIDRSRFLGPAGVGAEIGDQVDSAKALAQFADGASIVLQGLHRLWPPVIDFVRDLVDDLGHPVQANAYITPPGSRGFDSHHDVHDVFVLQIAGRKHWTVHRPVFTNPLETHPWTDFRASITDRVTEEPTIDTDLYPGDALYLPRGWLHSARTADETAIHLTIGVPALTRVDVARAAIDRVASAVADLRASLPIGIDPGDHDALEAESTKVLLAFADQIRDRAQEWGSAVADDLTRTFASRTRPAAVRPLATLEAMAAADTTPVRWRHGLITSVSEDDGRVRLRLTDRVVEFPAICAPAVRHLRDGHAATADTLPGLDAADGAVVIRRLLREAIVVPTTS is encoded by the coding sequence ATGCTGAGCCGCTGCATCTCGGTCGACCCCGGGACCTTCGAGCGCGAACACTGGGGTCGGTCGCCGCTGCTCAGCAGAGCGACGTCGCTGCCCCGCGATTTCGGCGATCTGCTCTCGACGCATGCCGTCGACGAGTTGCTCGCCGAACGCGGGGTACGCGCGCCGTTCATCCGATTGGCCAAGAACGGGTCCCTTATCGATCGCAGCCGGTTCCTCGGTCCGGCCGGGGTGGGCGCCGAGATCGGTGATCAGGTCGACTCGGCGAAGGCGTTGGCGCAGTTCGCCGACGGCGCCTCTATCGTGCTACAGGGACTCCATCGGCTGTGGCCGCCCGTCATCGACTTCGTCCGTGATCTCGTCGACGACCTCGGACACCCCGTGCAGGCGAACGCCTACATCACCCCGCCGGGCAGCCGGGGATTCGATTCGCACCACGACGTGCACGATGTGTTCGTGCTGCAGATCGCGGGACGCAAACACTGGACCGTGCACCGACCGGTCTTCACCAACCCGCTCGAGACGCACCCGTGGACCGACTTCCGGGCGTCGATCACCGATCGCGTCACCGAGGAACCCACGATCGACACCGACCTGTACCCGGGGGACGCGCTCTACCTGCCGCGCGGATGGCTGCACTCCGCACGTACCGCCGACGAGACGGCGATCCACCTGACCATCGGGGTGCCCGCGTTGACCCGGGTCGACGTGGCCCGCGCCGCGATCGACCGCGTGGCCTCCGCGGTCGCCGACCTGCGCGCGTCACTCCCGATCGGCATCGACCCCGGCGATCACGACGCCCTGGAGGCGGAGTCGACCAAGGTCCTGCTCGCCTTCGCCGACCAAATCCGTGACCGCGCACAGGAATGGGGCTCGGCGGTCGCCGACGACCTCACCCGCACCTTCGCGAGCCGCACCCGACCCGCCGCGGTGCGCCCGCTGGCGACCCTGGAGGCGATGGCCGCCGCGGACACCACACCCGTCCGGTGGCGACACGGACTGATCACCTCGGTGTCCGAGGACGACGGCCGCGTGCGCCTGCGTCTGACGGATCGCGTCGTCGAGTTCCCGGCGATCTGTGCGCCCGCCGTCCGTCACCTGCGCGACGGGCACGCTGCGACCGCCGACACTCTTCCCGGACTCGACGCAGCGGACGGGGCGGTGGTGATCCGACGGCTCCTCCGCGAGGCCATCGTGGTCCCGACCACTTCATGA